In Trichoderma breve strain T069 chromosome 4, whole genome shotgun sequence, the following proteins share a genomic window:
- a CDS encoding mitochondrial ATP synthase epsilon chain domain-containing protein, whose protein sequence is MTAAWKAAGLTYNRYLAVAARAIRRSLKEDKRIVAERRAVSELRFATWKNGKAGEPKDLAAANAAAMAESASS, encoded by the exons ATGACTGCTGCGTGGAAAGCCGCCGGTTTGAC CTACAACCGCTACCTGGCCGTTGCCGCCCGTGCCATCCGCCGAAGCCTCAAGGAGGACAAGAGAATTGTTGCCGAGCGACGTGCTGTTTCCGAGCTGCGATTTGCTACCTGGAAG AACGGCAAGGCTGGTGAGCCCAAGGatcttgctgccgccaacgccgccgccatggccgagaGCGCCTCCTCTTAA
- a CDS encoding mak10 subunit, natC n(alpha)-terminal acetyltransferase domain-containing protein yields the protein MADFGVGVPDEIARLSLGQGSAPQDTLPPSIRSDGIAVVDITAKFSDAVKTLEPGAIVKDGFFTLFDSVAALEIMDPKMDSGCSTTEAEVEHLYDVSKPLLPEEVLGIIDQLLCHEMSWHLGYPLSQTLFTSFYVEALSTPDPRSIQEATFIRNGGHDPNEQPMLQVLRAYCLGMLKSCGYVNERIKSEHYYEEEDFVTNTYNRTLLASLPTDSIRDVIIEAIAALKSQRGFISDNLVDALLLRLELRHIFLDAVECPKHMKEPDMAKKPWKEGLAILQALKKSHSLASPVDEAFSAKLQRKLASTMPPRPIVQLDFDVAFGHLNSLFEDGLELIDVLHYTDSQCLLTFVSTFQAKKPQPIVYVRTLLQTFLFDAMEVLGSMSIRQLLDDDFAILTMPAHQYLDRLNDEVEAVQDPRYAMAQQMELFRTRAAQPFLDILRTTCQNRCRVRRTLCHLLRDWESLQVDAEEIDQILQVKVKEQPTMHWSSMGSGGVESYSLPLSSWTYLYKLRQMEQIIQLGFELEIYQADELAGMYWYLNYISKSRLHHTERIKSFVIKRVEETHGQPGPGNPDPTIGAQLQRSLMYTRLSLLDAAVTWELSDSLSCLYTVLNRLKLIKAPPRPYSTDELRYEIRMRPFAPVGLPVLPTFEEFTAGTLQPDTEIDELFEYAERAVEGAKRGFEALSKMTAEESFSVGSHQRWAAATKNGLKSCIATKIAISAVAKAVEKSKDLGNLKIKVEIPTPEKAYHESWIVPKIVPLA from the exons ATGGCTGACTTTGGCGTTGGGGTGCCAGACG AAATCGCGAGATTATCGCTGGGCCAGGGCTCTGCTCCTCAAGATACGCTGCCGCCGAGCATCAGGAGCGACGGTATAGCCGTCGTGGACATAACAGCAAAATTTTCAGATGCTGTCAAGA CCCTTGAGCCTGGGGCCATCGTCAAAGATGGCTTCTTTACGCTGTTCGACTCTGTCGCCGCTTTGGAG ATCATGGATCCCAAGATGGACAGCGGCTGCTCTACTACGGAGGCTGAGGTAGAACATCTTTACGACGTCTCCAAGCCACTACTGCCCGAGGAGGTGCTCGGCATCATAGATCAGCTTTTATGCCATGAG ATGTCATGGCATTTGGGATACCCCCTCTCTCAAACCCTCTTCACAAGCTTTTACGTTGAGGCTCTCTCAACGCCGGATCCCCGAAGCATCCAAGAGGCTACATTTATCCGCAACGGCGGCCATGACCCAAACGAGCAGCCCATGCTCCAGGTCCTGCGGGCGTATTGTCTGGGCATGCTTAAAAGCTGCGGTTATGTCAACGAGAGAATCAAGTCGGAGCACTATTACGAG GAAGAAGATTTCGTCACAAACACATATAACCGCACCCTTTTGGCAAGCCTACCAACGGATTCGATCCGGGACGTCATAATCGAGGCCATAGCAGCTCTCAAGTCACAACGAGGCTTCATCTCTGATAATCTCGTCGACGCCTTGCTGCTTCGGTTAGAGTTGAGGCACATATTCCTGGATGCCGTAGAATGCCCCAAACATATGAAGGAACCCGATatggcgaagaagccctGGAAGGAGGGTCTCGCCATCTTACAGGCTTTGAAGAAATCTCACTCTCTTGCTTCACCGGTGGATGAAGCCTTCAGCGCCAAATTACAGCGGAAGCTGGCTAGCACTATGCCTCCAAGGCCCATTGTTCAGCTCGACTTTGACGTCGCTTTCGGCCACCTGAATAGTCTATTCGAAGATGGCTTGGAGCTTATTGATGTTCTGCATTATACTGATTCGCAGTGCTTACTC ACATTTGTATCTACATTTCAAGCGAAGAAGCCGCAGCCTATAGTATATGTACGAACGCTATTACAGACATTCCTGTTCGACGCCATGGAAGTTTTAGGGTCTATGAGCATCCGCCAACTTctcgacgacgactttgCCATTCTTACGATGCCGGCACACCAGTATCTTGATCGACTTAacgatgaagttgaagctgttCAGGATCCACGGTACGCCATGGCGCAGCAAATGGAGCTTTTCAGAACAAGAGCAGCTCAACCATTTTTGGATATCCTGCGCACGACCTGCCAGAATCGGTGCCGCGTGAGGAGGACCCTCTGTCACCTTCTTCGTGACTGGGAGAGTCTCCAGGTGGATGCAGAAGAAATCGACCAGATCCTTCAGGTCAAGGTAAAGGAGCAGCCGACCATGCACTGGTCATCTATGGGTAGTGGCGGCGTGGAGTCTTACTCGCTGCCCCTGTCATCATGGACATATCTCTACAAGCTACGGCAGATGGAGCAGATTATCCAGCTAGGttttgagctggagatttACCAGGCCGACGAACTCGCTGGCATGTACTGGTATCTCAACTACATCTCCAAGTCCCGCCTCCACCACACTGAACGAATCAAATCGTTTGTCATCAAAAGGGTTGAGGAGACGCATGGCCAGCCGGGGCCGGGAAACCCGGATCCCACCATTGGCGCACAGCTGCAGCGATCGCTCATGTACACTCGCCTATCGCTGCTAGACGCCGCCGTCACCTGGGAGCTGTCCGActctctgtcttgtctgtaCACTGTTTTGAATCGCCTCAAGCTCATAAAGGCACCACCAAGGCCGTATAGTACCGATGAACTCCGATACGAGATCCGGATGAGACCGTTTGCGCCAGTTGGTCTTCCCGTCCTGCCCACCTTTGAAGAGTTTACGGCTGGAACGCTGCAACCCGACACGGAGATTGATGAACTCTTTGAGTACGCGGAGAGAGCAGTGGAAGGCGCCAAGAGGGGCTTTGAGGCTCTGAGCAAGATGACTGCCGAGGAATCCTTCTCAGTCGGTTCTCATCAGCGATGGGCCGCGGCTACCAAAAATGGACTCAAGTCGTGCATTGCTACGAAAATTGCCATTTCGGCGGTGGCAAAGGCGGTGGAAAAGTCAAAGGATTTGGGTAATTTGAAGATCAAGGTCGAGATTCCAACTCCGGAAAAGGCATATCATGAATCATGGATTGTCCCCAAGATAGTGCCATTAGCATGA